A stretch of Imperialibacter roseus DNA encodes these proteins:
- a CDS encoding RagB/SusD family nutrient uptake outer membrane protein gives MKKSFLRRILLVGLGLTVFSQSCTDLEEELYSDITADNFFKNEEEFIAALGQAYSAFGGLGNHFNLWSINEISSDEIAISQKGGDWYDGGVLIQLHEHNFPANNGLFNSAWGMIYGGINTTNRLIYSFEQLGTPQADAFIAELRAVRALWYYWGMDAFGNIPLVTDFTDTEPPTNAPRQEVYNFIESELDAVIGLLPTEKTAATYGRMTKWAALAIKTKMYLNAEVYTGTAQWAKAADAAEQIINSGLYSLEPVYSDNFAISNQNSGENIYVYPYDKVFAGGFNWVMMTLHLASQTTFSLTQQPWNGYQTVEEFYNSYIDPVKNPGPQGDVWAGLALEPSTGTQDDRLSNFLVGPQFNPDGTRTQDPGVDAADPDGPDLTFTPALNELFPNGWRQGGARIGKYEIERGGTNNMSNDFVIFRLGDIILSLAEAKFRMGNTGEALVLVNQIRERAGVDPFTTLTSDMLFEERGREMYVEMTRRQDQIRFGKWHDAWWAKAADPADTHEIIFPIPQQQIDSNDKLVQNPGYN, from the coding sequence ATGAAAAAATCATTCTTAAGACGTATTCTTTTAGTTGGGCTGGGATTGACAGTTTTTAGTCAGTCTTGTACCGACCTGGAAGAAGAGTTATATAGCGATATTACTGCGGACAACTTCTTCAAAAATGAAGAAGAATTCATTGCAGCACTTGGCCAGGCTTATTCAGCCTTTGGCGGACTGGGCAACCACTTCAACCTTTGGTCAATCAATGAAATTTCATCTGATGAAATTGCAATTAGCCAAAAGGGTGGTGACTGGTACGATGGTGGTGTACTTATTCAGCTTCATGAGCACAACTTCCCTGCCAACAACGGGCTGTTCAACAGTGCCTGGGGAATGATCTATGGTGGCATCAACACCACCAACCGGTTGATCTACTCATTTGAGCAGCTGGGAACACCTCAGGCCGACGCATTTATTGCAGAATTGAGAGCGGTGAGAGCGCTTTGGTACTATTGGGGAATGGATGCCTTTGGCAACATTCCTTTGGTGACTGACTTTACTGACACTGAGCCGCCGACAAATGCACCAAGACAGGAAGTATACAACTTCATTGAGTCTGAGTTGGATGCGGTAATTGGTCTGCTCCCTACCGAGAAAACAGCTGCAACTTATGGAAGGATGACCAAATGGGCTGCCCTTGCTATTAAAACAAAGATGTACCTGAACGCAGAAGTGTACACTGGAACAGCCCAATGGGCCAAAGCAGCTGATGCAGCGGAGCAGATCATCAACAGCGGGCTTTACTCACTGGAGCCAGTTTACTCAGATAACTTCGCCATCAGTAATCAGAATTCCGGAGAAAACATCTATGTATATCCTTATGACAAGGTGTTTGCCGGCGGATTTAACTGGGTAATGATGACCCTTCACCTTGCTAGTCAAACTACTTTCAGCTTGACTCAGCAGCCCTGGAATGGTTATCAAACGGTAGAAGAGTTTTACAATTCTTATATCGATCCGGTAAAGAACCCTGGTCCACAAGGTGATGTTTGGGCTGGCTTGGCATTGGAGCCTTCTACTGGTACTCAGGATGACCGTTTGTCTAACTTCCTTGTTGGTCCGCAATTCAATCCTGATGGCACGAGAACACAGGATCCGGGAGTGGATGCCGCTGACCCTGACGGTCCGGATCTTACTTTCACGCCTGCTTTGAATGAGTTATTCCCCAATGGATGGAGACAAGGTGGTGCCAGAATTGGTAAATACGAAATTGAGCGTGGTGGTACTAACAACATGAGCAATGACTTCGTTATTTTCAGGTTGGGAGACATCATTCTTTCTTTGGCGGAAGCCAAGTTCAGGATGGGCAATACAGGTGAAGCATTGGTTTTGGTTAACCAAATCCGTGAAAGAGCTGGCGTAGATCCTTTCACTACTTTAACCAGCGACATGTTGTTTGAAGAAAGAGGAAGAGAAATGTACGTAGAAATGACTCGTCGTCAAGATCAGATTCGCTTTGGCAAATGGCACGATGCGTGGTGGGCAAAAGCAGCTGATCCTGCGGACACTCATGAAATCATCTTCCCGATCCCTCAGCAGCAAATCGATTCTAACGACAAGCTGGTTCAGAACCCTGGATACAATTAA
- a CDS encoding PA14 domain-containing protein, whose translation MRILRYFTLAVLTAFFLTSCSDHSAEESASVEVPDALPMKLVSLSDLSGFTDIGKEWAIAGEVLAVPGGFEAKAGSGSLVKSGKDSGQISSGIKHADLELEFSFALSEEADLKVVLLEQYPLIVSEFANGQQTEKSGGGIPVRIDSTQRTTVNALKMPGLWQTLRITFKAPRFGSDGRKTKNAIFSEVYLNGFLIQSGVEVKESILSPDNEESASGSFIFTAANNSVALKDIKYKSFGLEKLTLSDLEYSLYQGTWDKLPDFTTMTPAKTGKVDELSIVGLADGNDHYGVIFKGNLSVPNSGDYLFETLIDDGGDLIIDGQVVVHNDGEPGFGAVKGLVTLEKGVHTFQSSYFQDVWSSMLMIYYEGPEISRQSFGVNPYGGSGRKQEPMVVKPETEPRLVRSFLEYKNTRKTHPISVVTSERVNYSYDLLNGALIKGWKGAYADASEMWRGRGEPQLLKPLNFSIDFSDQIPVARLVTPSDKWPLENPEGFKMLGYDINEQGYPVVRYEMNGLKFEDSTRPSSDLKGISREINFTNPDSNGLHWFQIASGENIYQLSNGWYCVDGSYYIIVDEKADANVTNRFDKELILQLPNAPEKSSLTYSIVW comes from the coding sequence ATGAGAATATTGAGATATTTTACGCTAGCCGTTCTAACTGCCTTCTTCTTAACCTCCTGCTCTGATCATTCAGCTGAAGAAAGTGCGTCAGTTGAGGTTCCCGACGCCCTTCCAATGAAGCTTGTTTCTCTATCGGACTTATCCGGGTTCACTGATATTGGCAAAGAGTGGGCTATTGCAGGCGAGGTGCTGGCCGTTCCAGGTGGCTTCGAAGCGAAAGCAGGAAGCGGAAGCCTGGTAAAAAGCGGCAAAGACTCTGGACAAATTTCCAGCGGAATTAAGCACGCTGATTTGGAACTGGAATTTAGCTTTGCTCTATCAGAGGAGGCAGATTTAAAAGTAGTTCTACTGGAGCAATACCCACTTATCGTGTCAGAATTTGCCAATGGGCAACAAACCGAAAAGTCTGGCGGAGGCATTCCAGTACGAATTGACAGTACTCAGCGTACAACTGTCAACGCCTTAAAAATGCCCGGCCTGTGGCAAACTTTGAGGATAACGTTCAAAGCGCCTCGGTTTGGCAGCGACGGGCGGAAAACTAAAAACGCTATATTCTCCGAAGTGTATTTAAACGGGTTTCTCATTCAATCCGGCGTAGAAGTGAAGGAGTCAATACTCTCGCCTGACAACGAAGAGTCGGCTTCTGGCTCGTTTATCTTTACTGCGGCAAACAACTCAGTTGCTCTGAAGGACATTAAGTACAAATCTTTTGGCCTTGAAAAACTTACACTAAGTGACCTTGAATATTCGCTTTATCAGGGCACGTGGGACAAGCTCCCCGACTTTACCACAATGACCCCGGCTAAAACCGGCAAAGTAGATGAGCTATCTATTGTCGGTCTGGCTGACGGTAACGACCACTATGGCGTGATTTTCAAAGGCAATCTCTCGGTGCCAAATTCTGGCGACTACCTTTTTGAAACTTTGATTGATGATGGTGGGGACTTAATCATTGACGGGCAAGTTGTTGTGCACAATGACGGAGAGCCCGGTTTTGGTGCCGTCAAAGGGCTTGTCACGCTGGAAAAAGGGGTACACACCTTTCAAAGCTCGTATTTTCAGGATGTGTGGAGCTCCATGTTGATGATTTACTACGAAGGCCCTGAGATTTCCAGGCAATCGTTCGGGGTAAACCCTTACGGTGGTTCAGGGCGAAAGCAGGAGCCGATGGTCGTTAAACCTGAAACCGAGCCCCGGCTGGTAAGAAGTTTTCTCGAGTACAAAAACACCCGAAAGACTCATCCAATATCTGTAGTGACCAGTGAAAGGGTCAATTATTCGTATGATTTGCTAAATGGTGCCCTCATCAAGGGGTGGAAAGGCGCTTACGCCGACGCAAGCGAAATGTGGCGGGGACGTGGTGAACCTCAGCTTTTGAAACCGCTCAACTTTAGCATCGACTTTTCCGACCAGATTCCGGTAGCCAGGCTGGTAACACCTAGTGACAAGTGGCCTTTAGAAAACCCCGAGGGATTTAAAATGTTGGGTTACGACATCAATGAGCAAGGATACCCTGTGGTTCGCTACGAAATGAATGGGCTTAAATTTGAAGATTCCACCAGGCCTTCTAGTGACCTTAAGGGAATCTCAAGAGAAATTAACTTTACAAATCCGGACTCCAATGGCCTCCATTGGTTCCAGATTGCCTCAGGAGAAAATATTTACCAATTGTCTAATGGCTGGTATTGCGTAGACGGAAGCTACTACATCATAGTCGACGAAAAAGCAGACGCCAATGTGACAAACAGGTTCGATAAGGAGCTCATTCTTCAACTACCTAATGCTCCTGAAAAATCGAGTCTCACCTATTCTATTGTATGGTAA
- a CDS encoding SusC/RagA family TonB-linked outer membrane protein, which translates to MRQRLLKYVFPVVCLVALTVGQVLAQDRQVSGKVTDAESGEGLPGVNILEAGTSNGTVTDINGNYTISVGANASISFSFVGYTPQVIVVGSRAVIDAALELDVQSLSEVVVVGYGTQDKKEITSSVTSVKAEDFNKGTVNSPAQLLQGKVAGLNVVRPGGDPNGGFQIRLRGVSTVGANAEPLVVIDGVIGGSLNTVDPNDIASIDVLKDGSAAAIYGTRGSSGVILITTKSGKAGKVSVEYNGSIAMENVARKIPVMDATEYKKLPGAIDLGSDTDWLDVLTKTAYSQVHNLSLGGGTSSTTYRASLNVRDAEGVGINSGFQQLNGRLNLTQKALNDKAVFTVNISSTSKDATYGDANSFRYGIITNPTMPIYDNTTTSPTAGGNFAGYAERDIFDWYNPLSIAEQNIHDGKDTRLLTSIRGEYNFTSNFRAAVFYSRQWESDWRGNYSPKTAKFGGGFGRAGLADISRNDRFNELFETTVNYDISAGDANIALLGGYSYQDFQNEGNYMQGGNFLTDAFTYNNMGAALDFANGLGTISSYKNSNKLVAFFGRANMNYQGTYFLSASARYEGSTRFGANNKWGLFPAVSGGVTLSNLFDLPGVNSLKFRASWGITGNQPSQSYASLQRFGRQGNFFIDGAYVPSYGPVSNANPDLAWETKNEIDFGLDFAALDSRLTGTLDFYKRNTKDLILLVNVPVPPNLFGQTLVNIGELENIGFEAAFNYAAVNTSDFSWTPGINLSTFSTTVVSLTSGDLSFGSGGVLYRANMGSPGQNATNLVRVKEGEKLGQLWGPVQVGILDNGTPEFKDIDGDGTFCDCDDDRTVVGNGLPAFTFGFNNSFTYKNFDVNLFFRGAVGHELYNSYRGFYENTQGTTTDNYNVVNTKYFDPEIKDAKVNSIHVEKGDFVKLDNATVGYRVNLAPGSAFSNFRVYLSAQNPFVVTGYTGIDPEVRFVDSGDDSNPNNDDPLSPGIERRVTYFTTRIFTFGINLGF; encoded by the coding sequence ATGAGACAACGACTACTGAAGTACGTTTTCCCTGTGGTTTGTCTTGTGGCACTGACAGTGGGTCAGGTGCTGGCACAAGACAGGCAAGTCAGCGGAAAGGTAACAGATGCGGAATCCGGAGAAGGCCTACCGGGTGTTAACATTTTGGAGGCTGGAACCTCCAATGGTACAGTCACAGACATTAATGGAAACTATACTATTAGTGTGGGTGCAAATGCTTCTATTTCTTTTTCTTTTGTTGGCTACACCCCGCAGGTTATTGTTGTGGGTTCCAGAGCAGTCATTGATGCTGCCCTTGAGCTTGATGTGCAATCACTTAGTGAAGTAGTGGTGGTGGGATACGGTACTCAGGACAAAAAAGAGATCACTAGTTCAGTAACTAGTGTAAAAGCCGAAGACTTTAATAAAGGAACAGTAAACAGCCCCGCTCAGCTTCTACAGGGCAAAGTGGCTGGTTTGAACGTAGTAAGACCTGGTGGTGACCCCAACGGTGGGTTTCAAATTCGCCTGAGAGGTGTGTCAACAGTAGGTGCCAACGCTGAACCGCTTGTTGTTATCGATGGTGTGATCGGCGGTTCGCTAAACACAGTTGACCCTAACGACATTGCTTCTATCGACGTTTTGAAAGACGGATCTGCAGCTGCGATCTACGGAACGAGAGGTTCCAGTGGAGTAATTCTTATTACGACCAAGTCTGGTAAAGCTGGTAAAGTATCTGTTGAATACAACGGATCCATTGCTATGGAAAATGTTGCAAGAAAAATTCCTGTGATGGACGCAACGGAGTACAAGAAGCTTCCTGGCGCCATCGACCTTGGCTCAGACACCGACTGGCTCGATGTACTCACAAAAACCGCCTACTCTCAAGTGCACAACCTGTCACTTGGTGGAGGAACAAGCAGCACTACCTACCGTGCATCGCTAAACGTGCGTGATGCCGAAGGTGTGGGTATCAACTCTGGTTTCCAGCAACTTAATGGTCGATTGAACCTTACTCAAAAGGCACTGAACGACAAGGCGGTTTTCACTGTGAACATTTCGTCCACTTCGAAAGACGCCACTTATGGCGATGCCAACTCATTCCGTTATGGCATTATTACCAACCCAACAATGCCTATCTATGACAACACCACAACCAGCCCTACTGCTGGTGGTAACTTTGCAGGCTATGCAGAAAGGGACATTTTCGACTGGTACAACCCTCTTTCTATTGCTGAGCAGAATATTCACGATGGCAAAGACACTCGTTTGTTGACAAGCATCCGTGGCGAATACAATTTCACCAGCAACTTCAGGGCTGCGGTGTTTTATTCTCGCCAGTGGGAAAGTGACTGGAGAGGCAATTATTCTCCTAAAACTGCCAAGTTTGGTGGTGGATTTGGTAGAGCTGGTCTCGCTGACATCTCACGTAACGACAGGTTCAACGAACTGTTCGAAACAACAGTTAACTACGACATCTCAGCAGGTGATGCCAACATCGCTCTATTGGGTGGTTATTCTTACCAGGACTTCCAGAACGAAGGCAATTACATGCAGGGTGGCAACTTCCTGACTGATGCTTTTACCTACAATAACATGGGAGCTGCACTTGACTTTGCCAATGGACTTGGTACCATCTCAAGTTACAAGAACTCCAACAAACTGGTGGCATTTTTTGGCAGGGCCAACATGAACTATCAGGGAACCTATTTCCTTTCAGCCAGTGCTCGTTACGAAGGATCTACAAGGTTTGGGGCTAACAACAAGTGGGGCTTATTCCCTGCCGTAAGCGGTGGTGTTACGCTTTCAAATCTGTTTGACCTCCCTGGTGTTAACAGCTTGAAGTTCAGAGCTAGCTGGGGTATCACAGGTAACCAGCCAAGTCAGTCTTATGCATCTCTTCAAAGGTTCGGGCGTCAGGGCAACTTCTTTATCGATGGAGCCTACGTACCTTCTTACGGCCCGGTATCCAATGCCAATCCTGATCTTGCCTGGGAAACTAAAAACGAAATCGACTTTGGTTTGGATTTCGCCGCCCTCGATAGCAGATTGACTGGTACATTAGACTTCTACAAAAGAAATACCAAAGATCTCATCCTATTAGTAAACGTGCCGGTACCACCCAACTTGTTTGGACAAACGTTGGTAAACATTGGTGAGTTGGAGAATATTGGATTCGAAGCTGCCTTCAACTATGCAGCTGTGAACACTTCTGACTTCAGCTGGACACCCGGCATCAACCTCTCAACATTCAGCACGACGGTGGTTAGCTTGACTTCTGGTGATTTGAGTTTTGGTAGCGGAGGCGTTCTTTACAGAGCCAACATGGGATCTCCTGGTCAGAATGCTACTAACCTTGTTCGTGTGAAAGAAGGTGAAAAACTGGGTCAGCTTTGGGGGCCTGTTCAAGTGGGTATCCTTGACAACGGCACACCGGAATTCAAAGATATCGATGGCGACGGCACTTTCTGTGATTGCGATGACGACAGAACCGTTGTTGGAAATGGTTTGCCTGCCTTCACTTTCGGTTTCAACAACTCGTTTACTTATAAAAACTTTGATGTGAACTTGTTCTTCAGGGGTGCTGTGGGCCATGAGCTTTACAACTCCTACAGAGGTTTCTATGAGAACACTCAGGGTACTACAACTGATAACTACAATGTAGTAAACACCAAGTATTTCGATCCTGAGATTAAAGATGCTAAAGTAAACAGCATACATGTAGAAAAGGGAGATTTTGTCAAGCTTGACAACGCTACGGTTGGCTACAGAGTAAATCTGGCTCCTGGAAGTGCTTTTAGTAACTTTAGAGTTTATTTATCAGCGCAGAACCCATTTGTTGTTACAGGTTACACGGGCATTGATCCCGAGGTGAGATTTGTTGACTCTGGAGACGATTCAAACCCAAACAACGATGATCCCCTGTCTCCCGGTATTGAAAGAAGGGTGACCTACTTCACCACTCGCATATTTACTTTCGGCATCAATCTTGGATTCTAA
- a CDS encoding plastocyanin/azurin family copper-binding protein, which produces MKFKNTTSHILLILFIGLSASVQAQTDIQKKEAAHFSISKVPIPSDIVLEVGGLAFDDNGKLGVSTRRGDIWLIENPSGSTPIFKKYATGLHEPLGLAFRDGIFYTAQRGELTRLSDLNKDGKADRYETIYSWPLAANYHEYSYGPLILPNGDMIVTLNLGWVGRGASLSKWHGWMVKITPDGKMTPIAVGMRSPAGFNVNAEGDIFYAENQGDWVGSGRMTHIESGDFVGHPEGLKWSGEKGSPISLKMEDIVDTLGYTLHEYAQIVPEMKAPSVWFPHTLMGISTSDILLIDNDNFGPFKNQFLVGDQGHSKIMRVYQEKVNGQYQGVCFPFREGFSSGILRMQWSPKRDVIYVGMTSRGWSSTGQDNFGLEKLQYTGKLPFEMKTIRALEDGFSIEFTEKVDLATASNPSNYSVQDFTYLYHHNYGSPVTDLQKRNITSVEVSSDQLRVKLVIDQVRDGYIYEVKPAGVKNSKGQTLLHNTGYYTMNNVPGRVRGSGESADHSDHKASAAGTTNVTSSKRVVEMPASWTNGPDQTVTLEPVPGLKFDQSEITVKAGSKIKMEFNNPDDMLHNMVIVKPGAADKIAQLAIDLGLEGQSKAYIPEAEEVLYHTKLIGPGEKDVIYFEAPTAPGRYTYVCTFPGHAASMRGTLIVE; this is translated from the coding sequence ATGAAATTTAAAAACACAACTTCGCATATACTTCTTATACTGTTTATTGGATTGTCTGCTAGCGTACAGGCCCAAACGGATATCCAAAAAAAGGAGGCCGCTCATTTTAGCATCTCAAAAGTTCCCATTCCCTCTGACATCGTATTAGAAGTTGGTGGTCTGGCTTTTGATGACAATGGGAAGCTTGGAGTAAGTACCAGAAGAGGCGACATATGGCTGATTGAAAACCCGTCTGGCAGCACTCCGATATTTAAAAAATATGCCACGGGATTGCATGAGCCGTTGGGGCTGGCATTCAGAGACGGTATTTTTTACACAGCTCAAAGAGGCGAATTAACCAGGTTGTCCGACCTTAATAAAGACGGTAAGGCCGACAGATATGAAACGATTTACAGCTGGCCGCTTGCTGCCAATTACCATGAATACTCTTATGGCCCGCTGATCTTGCCAAATGGCGACATGATAGTAACGCTCAACCTTGGTTGGGTTGGTCGTGGTGCCAGTCTTTCAAAATGGCATGGATGGATGGTAAAAATTACTCCCGATGGAAAAATGACCCCCATTGCCGTGGGCATGCGTTCACCGGCCGGTTTCAATGTCAATGCCGAAGGAGATATCTTCTATGCAGAAAACCAGGGCGACTGGGTGGGTTCTGGCAGAATGACCCACATAGAGTCGGGCGATTTTGTTGGGCACCCTGAAGGGCTCAAATGGTCTGGGGAAAAAGGCTCCCCTATCAGCTTGAAAATGGAGGACATCGTGGACACGCTTGGCTACACCCTGCATGAATATGCCCAGATTGTGCCTGAGATGAAAGCTCCGAGCGTTTGGTTCCCTCATACGCTGATGGGCATCTCTACTTCCGACATTCTGCTAATCGACAACGACAATTTTGGGCCTTTCAAAAATCAGTTTCTTGTTGGCGACCAGGGGCATAGCAAAATCATGAGGGTGTACCAGGAAAAAGTAAATGGCCAATACCAGGGCGTTTGCTTTCCTTTTAGGGAGGGGTTTTCATCTGGTATTCTTCGCATGCAGTGGTCACCGAAAAGAGATGTTATTTACGTGGGCATGACGAGCAGAGGCTGGTCTTCAACCGGACAGGACAACTTCGGTTTGGAAAAACTTCAGTACACCGGAAAGCTTCCATTTGAGATGAAGACAATTCGAGCATTGGAAGACGGCTTTAGCATTGAATTCACTGAGAAAGTGGATCTCGCCACAGCTTCCAATCCGTCTAACTACTCAGTTCAGGATTTTACGTATCTGTACCATCACAACTATGGCAGCCCTGTAACCGACCTTCAAAAAAGAAACATAACCAGTGTGGAAGTTAGCTCCGACCAACTAAGAGTGAAGCTTGTCATTGATCAGGTAAGGGATGGCTATATATATGAAGTGAAGCCTGCAGGAGTGAAAAACAGCAAAGGACAAACCCTGCTTCACAACACCGGCTACTACACCATGAACAATGTGCCTGGCCGGGTAAGGGGAAGTGGCGAATCGGCCGATCATTCTGACCACAAGGCGTCAGCAGCTGGCACTACCAATGTGACAAGTAGCAAACGAGTAGTTGAGATGCCTGCATCCTGGACTAACGGGCCAGATCAGACCGTTACGTTGGAGCCTGTTCCAGGCCTCAAATTTGACCAATCTGAAATAACCGTAAAGGCCGGAAGTAAGATCAAGATGGAGTTCAACAATCCTGACGATATGCTTCACAACATGGTTATTGTGAAACCAGGCGCTGCCGACAAAATTGCTCAGTTGGCCATTGACCTTGGTTTGGAAGGACAAAGCAAAGCTTATATTCCGGAGGCAGAGGAAGTTCTTTATCATACCAAGCTAATAGGCCCTGGCGAAAAAGATGTTATCTATTTTGAAGCACCTACAGCGCCAGGCAGATACACCTATGTGTGTACCTTTCCCGGTCATGCTGCCAGCATGAGAGGCACACTAATTGTTGAATAA